One window of Amaranthus tricolor cultivar Red isolate AtriRed21 chromosome 13, ASM2621246v1, whole genome shotgun sequence genomic DNA carries:
- the LOC130797506 gene encoding glycine-rich cell wall structural protein 2-like has protein sequence MEQYVKVEKPKVETPIDENEIRITSQGRMRNYISYAMTLLQEKGSDEIVFKAMGRAINKTVTIVELIKRRIVGLHQITSIGSTGITDTWEPIEEGLLPIETTRHVSMVTITLSKKEMNTSAVGYQPPLPTDQVKAFNDYDYDRDGSPNNRGRGRGGRVRGRGRGRGPAGNGLMSTEYEDGGWDQNRGYSRGRGRGRGRGIRGHGRGGYSYNSSMVDPQENAGGYIRGPPFPGRGRGRGRGGDRGRGGGRGGRSNSPAQSAAVGGA, from the exons ATGGAACAATATGTCAAGGTAGAGAAGCCTAAAGTTGAAACACCAATTGATGAGAATGAGATTCGTATTACAAGCCAAGGAAGAATGCGGAATTATATTTCCTACGCCATGACTCTTCTTCAG GAAAAGGGCTCTGATGAAATTGTGTTCAAGGCCATGGGAAGAGCAATTAACAAGACTGTGACAATTGTGGAGCTCATTAAG AGAAGAATTGTCGGTCTGCATCAGATCACATCAATTGGATCCACAGGTATCACTGATACATGGGAGCCAATTGAGGAAGGCCTTCTCCC CATTGAAACCACAAGGCATGTGTCAATGGTAACTATAACTCTTTCAAAAAAGGAGATGAATACATCAGCTGTTGG GTATCAACCTCCATTGCCTACTGATCAAGTGAAAGCCTttaatgattatgattatgacaGAG ACGGCTCTCCGAATAATCGAGGTAGGGGTCGCGGTGGTAGAGTAAGAGGAAGGGGAAGAGGCAGAGGTCCAGCTG GCAATGGATTAATGTCTACTGAGTATGAGGATGGTGGCTGGGATCAGAACAGAGGTTATTCCAGGGGTAGGGGCAGAGGCAGAGGTCGTGGCATCCGTGGTCATGGACGGGGAGGGTACAGTTACAACAGTTCTATGGTTGACCCTCAGGAAAATGCAGGTGGTTACATTCGTGGACCTCCGTTTCCAGGCCGTG GCCGTGGTCGTGGGAGGGGTGGAGACCGTGGAAGGGGTGGTGGCCGTGGTGGACGCTCCAATAGCCCGGCTCAGAGTGCAGCGGTAGGTGGTGCTTAA